Proteins encoded by one window of Eremothecium cymbalariae DBVPG#7215 chromosome 1, complete sequence:
- a CDS encoding uncharacterized protein (similar to Ashbya gossypii AFR718W) yields MLFNKKVMLALASGLALCARAEEATAPEDSKVVKLGLEDFRSFLKEHSLVLAEFYAPWCGHCKRLGPEFVEAAAELVESEIYLAQIDCEKEKELCQEQSIGSYPTLKIFRNGEPELGTQYMGDRKASSIVSYMLKQNEPSVRVVQGNDAAEQFAKIVKESEDILVVDGGVSDLNETFHELAESHRHSYSFVQYPESDSKLGLYLQGEEEPIYYNGDNFTIDSLTAWLKVESLPYFGDVDASTFSSYRSSGLPVAYFFYTSPEERAEYEEFFVSLGKQYRGEIAFGGIDATKHGRFAESLSVKQQFPLFVIHKMFDNLKYSLPQLSDEEYEALTTPLTLDKKQVTEFIKKFIAGKLEPIIKSEEVPEVQENNVYKLVGKTHDDIISDKDKDVLVKYYAPWCGHCKTLAPVYEQLADLYASDEDSKDKILIADIDATLNDVQVEIQGFPTIILYPAGKDSEPVTFESQRSVEAFVKFIAENGAHKFDGKHLIKGNSGDAVTEDGVPAEEDLEHDEL; encoded by the coding sequence ATGTTGTTCAATAAGAAAGTGATGTTGGCGTTAGCCTCTGGGCTGGCATTGTGCGCTAGGGCGGAGGAGGCCACAGCACCCGAAGACTCGAAGGTAGTAAAGTTGGGATTAGAGGATTTTAGGAGTTTCTTGAAAGAGCATTCATTGGTGTTAGCGGAGTTTTATGCTCCATGGTGTGGACATTGTAAGAGATTAGGTCCTGAATTTGTTGAGGCAGCAGCTGAGCTAGTGGAGAGTGAGATTTATTTAGCACAAATCGACTGtgaaaaggagaaggagcTATGTCAGGAACAATCTATCGGAAGTTATCCtactttgaagatatttaGAAATGGTGAGCCGGAGTTGGGTACGCAGTATATGGGGGACAGAAAAGCTTCTTCCATTGTAAGTTACATGTTGAAGCAGAACGAGCCCTCTGTGCGTGTTGTTCAAGGGAATGATGCTGCCGAACAGTTTGCCAAGATAGTTAAGGAGTCTGAAGATATACTTGTTGTTGATGGAGGTGTTTCTGATTTGAATGAAACCTTCCATGAGCTTGCGGAAAGTCACAGACACTCTTATtcttttgttcaatatccTGAAAGTGATTCGAAGTTGGGTCTCTATTTGCAAGGCGAGGAGGAGCCTATTTATTACAACGGCGATAACTTCACTATCGACAGTTTGACTGCTTGGTTAAAGGTTGAAAGTCTTCCTTATTTCGGTGATGTGGATGCCTCTACTTTCAGTTCTTACAGGTCCAGTGGTCTTCCAGTCGCTTATTTCTTCTATACTTCTCCTGAGGAGCGTGCAGAgtatgaagaatttttcGTCAGTTTAGGTAAACAGTACAGAGGTGAGATTGCGTTCGGTGGTATTGATGCTACCAAACATGGTAGATTCGCTGAAAGCTTGAGTGTCAAACAACAGTTCCCATTGTTCGTTATCCACAAAATGTTCGATAATTTAAAATACAGCTTACCACAGTTATCTGACGAGGAATATGAGGCGTTAACTACTCCCTTGACTCTAGATAAGAAGCAAGTCACGgaatttatcaaaaagTTCATTGCTGGTAAGTTAGAACCAATAATTAAATCTGAAGAGGTCCCAGAAGTCCAAGAAAATAACGTTTACAAGTTAGTTGGTAAGACCCACgatgatattatttctgACAAAGATAAGGACGTTCTAGTCAAGTACTACGCACCATGGTGTGGACACTGTAAAACTTTAGCCCCTGTGTACGAACAGTTAGCCGACCTATACGCCTCCGACGAGGATAGCAAAGATAAGATCTTGATCGCTGATATCGACGCTACATTGAATGACGTCCAAGTTGAAATCCAAGGTTTCCCAACGATTATTTTGTACCCAGCTGGTAAAGACTCTGAACCTGTTACCTTCGAATCCCAAAGATCTGTAGAGGCTTTCGTAAAATTCATCGCTGAGAATGGTGCCCACAAGTTTGATGGGAAACATCTAATAAAGGGCAATTCCGGAGACGCTGTCACCGAAGACGGAGTGCCAGCAGAGGAGGATCTGGAACATGATGAGTTATAG
- the GID7 gene encoding glucose-induced degradation complex subunit GID7 (similar to Ashbya gossypii AFR715C): MAISLSESEELFIPEYTKKKQSNAIQCLKQPFDKIQLTKLLINTLHELGYEKSAIQLQKESGGIQVESTIVQSLFELIKCGRFERCTVRLLFQLPLVNGDLFHLLSSKQIKKKEDSGTIKTERSAVENDAKLVGALLEQYENLHQYVQRLTAYDAEDVLKLTMIMEIFVLVLRQVFIELVFVKKDKKLALAFLRSVLRPAIQVWDSLLTIQTVPAAEETADDWPMNPDTTLLQMTTVLTCPPDSPEAMEIWGGSLEVSRQMMLDQISQYINPNDLVPRGRLITLLKQAVQFQKSSGLLSFTEEKNSFGNSSANDNYTYNLLQDNVGSFNMFNFSHVKTLSENKDEIWYLQFSPDGKYLASASADSSSDRKVLIYDVQNNFQVYKVLAGTEQSVLYLSFSCDSRNVVTCSFNENVKVYDIHTDGQTLQSDEGSAPNSIAPQVIEPVHSISITLNETPSSSISSASSNTKLRIWCSTWFHTKPELIALGSTDREVVIYNLETYSVLCRLSQTYQNSLNATNHAASASPPPTATDSSKDQFLRVHAVSISHDDKYLLCMSNETYIDVYDISEVSVNSTNSQDIKTPRISRLNIGKRMTSMSGPVGPDYSLLLISVQSQELQLWDFKRQIMVQRYVGQRQVAYIIRSCFGYGDSLVASGSEDGKIYIWDRYFGNIIGVLSGHTLGRPDISRNRNIPMNKICNVVTWNPVNTRLFASGGDDGLVKIWKLEPN, translated from the coding sequence ATGGCAATATCTTTATCAGAATCAGAGGAACTTTTCATCCCAGAATATACTAAAAAGAAGCAATCAAATGCAATTCAGTGCCTAAAGCAGCCCTTTGACAAAATTCAACTAACCAAGCTACTAATTAATACGCTTCATGAGCTTGGTTATGAGAAGTCAGCAATCCAGTTGCAAAAAGAGAGCGGTGGGATTCAGGTAGAATCCACAATTGTTCAATCTCTTTTTGAGTTGATCAAATGTGGTCGTTTTGAAAGATGTACAGTTCGACTTTTGTTTCAATTACCTTTGGTGAATGGAGATTTATTCCACCTGTTATCTTCTAAGCagatcaaaaagaaagaggaTAGCGGTACTATTAAAACTGAGAGATCAGCGGTTGAAAATGATGCGAAGTTAGTTGGGGCTTTGTTAGAACAGTATGAAAATCTTCACCAGTATGTTCAGAGGCTGACAGCTTATGATGCAGAAGACGTTTTAAAGTTGACTATGATAatggaaatatttgtattaGTACTGAGGCAGGTATTTATAGAATTGGTGTTTgtgaagaaggataaaaaACTGGCTCTGGCGTTTTTGCGGTCTGTCCTGAGGCCTGCTATTCAAGTGTGGGATTCGTTACTTACAATCCAAACAGTACCTGCAGCCGAAGAGACCGCAGATGATTGGCCTATGAATCCAGATACAACGTTGCTTCAGATGACCACTGTGTTAACCTGCCCCCCTGATTCTCCAGAAGCAATGGAGATATGGGGTGGCTCTTTGGAGGTATCCAGGCAAATGATGCTGGACCAAATTTCGCAGTACATTAATCCAAATGATTTGGTACCTCGCGGTAGATTAATTACCTTGCTAAAACAGGCTGTGCAATTCCAAAAGTCTAGTGGTTTGTTAAGTTTTACGGAGGAGAAAAATTCATTTGGTAACTCGTCCGCTAATGATAATTACACATATAATTTGTTGCAAGATAATGTTGGGTCGTTTAACATGTTTAACTTTAGCCATGTTAAGACGctttctgaaaataaagatgaaaTCTGGTACTTACAATTTTCACCTGATGGTAAATACTTGGCAAGCGCTTCTGCGGACTCGTCCAGTGATCGCAAAGTTCTTATTTATGACGTACAGAACAATTTCCAAGTATACAAAGTGTTGGCAGGGACGGAACAGTCAGTATTATATCTGAGTTTTTCCTGTGATAGCAGGAATGTTGTAACTTGTTCTTTTAACGAAAATGTCAAGGTTTATGATATTCATACTGATGGACAGACATTACAAAGTGACGAGGGGTCGGCACCTAATTCTATTGCTCCTCAAGTAATAGAGCCTGTTCATTCGATATCTATTACGCTCAATGAAACTCCGTCTTCGTCAATTTCCAGTGCCTCATCTAACACAAAATTGCGTATTTGGTGTTCAACATGGTTTCACACCAAGCCTGAATTGATTGCCCTAGGATCTACTGATCGTGAAGTGGTGATTTACAATTTGGAAACTTATTCTGTTTTATGTCGATTGTCTCAAACTTACCAAAATTCCTTGAACGCTACAAATCATGCTGCTTCCGCTTCACCGCCCCCAACAGCCACTGATTCTTCAAAGGACCAATTTTTGAGAGTCCATGCGGTTAGCATTTCTCATGATGATAAGTATTTACTTTGCATGAGCAACGAAACCTATATTGATGTCTATGACATTTCTGAAGTCAGTGTGAATTCAACTAATAGTCAAGATATTAAAACGCCTCGTATTTCTAGGTTAAATATCGGCAAGAGAATGACCTCAATGAGCGGACCTGTTGGCCCGGATTATTCTCTATTGTTAATTAGCGTCCAATCTCAAGAGTTACAATTGTGGGATTTCAAAAGGCAAATAATGGTCCAAAGATATGTTGGCCAAAGGCAAGTTGcatatattattagatCATGCTTTGGATATGGTGATAGTCTCGTAGCTAGTGGTTCAGAAGATGGGAAGATCTATATTTGGGATAGATATTTTGGCAATATAATTGGCGTCCTTTCTGGGCACACGCTAGGGAGACCGGACATTTCTAGGAACAGAAACATTCCTATGAATAAGATTTGTAACGTAGTAACATGGAATCCTGTGAACACAAGATTATTTGCCTCTGGTGGTGATGACGGCCTAGtaaaaatttggaagttAGAACCAAATTAA
- a CDS encoding uncharacterized protein (similar to Ashbya gossypii AFR716C) yields the protein MSFDDLHKERRDKLDASVDEICKEFEVSKEKIHELTSYFIECMEKGLESDEKGEMYMGLPMIPSYVMGKPNGTEEGVLIAADLGGTNFRVCSVELNGDHTFTIKQLKSAIPKELLEDDNVSSDDLFGYLAKRTFAFMKKYHPESLINPCETLKLGFAFSYPVAQNSLSSGTLIRWTKGFSIEDTVGKDVVKLYQQHLDALGLTQVRVVALANDTVGTFLSHCYSSKNASPLSTGELSDPVIGCIFGTGTNGCYMEKIDNIKKLPEEFRKQMLAKGKTEMCINIEWGSFDNKLEHLPTTKYDVLIDQQFTPNPGFHLFEKRVSGMFLGEVLRNVLVDLHARGLIFRQYSKDSLPHRVQKPFNLSSEVMSHIEIDDSSDLRETELSLLQALRLPTTLEEREQIQKLVRAISRRSAYLAAVPLAAVLIKTDALNKRYHGEVEIGCDGSVFEFYPGFRSMMRQGLALSPIGAEGERKVHLHVAKDGSGVGAALCALVA from the coding sequence ATGTCATTTGACGATTTACACAAAGAGAGGCGTGACAAGTTAGACGCTTCTGTTGACGAAATATGCAAGGAGTTTGAGGTTTCGAAGGAGAAGATTCATGAATTAACGTCATATTTCATCGAGTGTATGGAAAAGGGTTTAGAATCCGATGAGAAAGGAGAGATGTATATGGGCTTGCCTATGATTCCATCCTATGTCATGGGAAAGCCAAATGGTACAGAAGAGGGTGTTCTTATTGCGGCTGATCTTGGTGGTACCAACTTTAGAGTTTGTTCGGTGGAGTTGAATGGTGACCATACTTTTACTATAAAGCAGTTGAAGTCTGCTATTCCAAAGGAGCTTTTGGAAGATGATAATGTCTCTTCGGATGATTTATTTGGTTACTTGGCCAAACGTACGTTTGCGTTTATGAAGAAGTATCATCCGGAATCCTTGATTAATCCGTGTGAAACATTGAAGTTGGGATTTGCATTTTCTTATCCAGTGGCTCAGAACTCCTTATCCAGTGGCACTTTAATTAGATGGACCAAGGGGTTCAGCATTGAGGATACAGTTGGCAAGGATGTTGTCAAACTATACCAGCAGCATTTGGATGCTCTTGGGTTGACCCAGGTGAGGGTTGTTGCGTTGGCTAATGACACAGTTGGAACTTTCCTATCTCATTGCTACAGCTCAAAGAATGCCTCCCCACTTTCAACTGGTGAACTGTCTGATCCAGTTATTGGCTGTATTTTTGGTACAGGTACCAATGGTTGCTACATGGAAAAAATAGATAATATAAAGAAGCTACCAGAAGAGTTTCGGAAACAGATGTTAGCTAAGGGCAAGACTGAAATGTGTATCAATATCGAGTGGGGCTCGTTTGATAATAAATTGGAACACTTGCCTACAACCAAATATGACGTTCTGATCGATCAGCAGTTCACTCCAAACCCTGGCTTTCACTTGTTTGAAAAGCGCGTCTCTGGGATGTTCTTAGGCGAAGTTCTACGGAACGTGTTGGTTGACCTTCATGCCAGAGGATTGATATTCAGACAATACTCGAAAGACAGCTTACCACACAGGGTCCAGAAACCATTTAATTTGTCTTCCGAAGTTATGTCTCATATAGAAATCGATGACTCATCAGATCTACGTGAGACCGAGTTGTCCCTACTACAAGCTCTAAGATTACCTACTACTTTAGAAGAGAGGGAGCAAATTCAAAAGTTAGTTCGTGCCATCTCCCGCAGATCGGCCTATTTAGCGGCAGTACCCTTGGCTGCCGTCTTAATAAAAACAGATGCTCTAAACAAGAGATACCATGGCGAGGTTGAAATTGGTTGCGACGGCAGTGTTTTCGAATTCTATCCAGGATTCAGATCTATGATGAGACAAGGTTTAGCTTTGTCACCAATAGGAGCTGAAGGTGAACGTAAAGTTCACTTACATGTCGCCAAAGATGGCTCCGGTGTTGGAGCTGCTTTATGCGCTCTTGTAGCTTAG
- the GRH1 gene encoding Grh1p (similar to Ashbya gossypii AFR717W) translates to MFRIAKNLVKTFEQSVHDISLDRSLDSYFQSIPSNLLIPGNDTTNSLHGLRVVKVEESQLQVTSFFDYIVGIDNNPLPMIVNQHGFLYPDYNAIFKVLNSHCGAGVLFNIWSGKGGSYRDEYIHIIAKNTVEDIPLDSEVSENTHALFETLGFSVQWAPLLGATYTYHVLNINIPNGPAVASGLVPGEDYIIGCQDGLLATGGETILQDIVRSKANHELVLYVYNVAHDCVRPVTVQIGHEGRLGCAVGYGFIHRIPQPKTSFPPTTDDPSSNPKDTFIPATKIDPHHITATPKEPAQTSSPPTPQPTGNFAVPPPVHKKKRHTNPNASSAMEEYFLQGRDKSPNISSTSTPLPPPPPVHHGTGGS, encoded by the coding sequence ATGTTTAGAATCGCGAAGAATTTGGTGAAGACGTTTGAACAATCGGTACACGACATCTCATTGGATAGGTCACTGGATTCGTATTTTCAGTCTATTCCGTCCAACTTGCTTATCCCAGGAAATGATACAACCAACTCACTACATGGTCTTAGAGTGGTGAAAGTTGAAGAATCGCAGCTTCAGGTGACATCGTTTTTCGATTACATTGTAGGAATCGACAACAACCCATTACCGATGATTGTGAATCAGCATGGATTTCTATATCCAGACTACAATGCTATCTTCAAGGTCTTGAACAGCCATTGTGGTGCCGGTGTGCTTTTCAACATATGGTCTGGTAAAGGTGGGTCATACAGGGATGAATACATCCATATCATAGCTAAAAATACGGTTGAAGATATCCCCTTGGACTCTGAAGTTAGTGAAAACACACACGCACTGTTTGAAACGTTGGGGTTCTCTGTACAATGGGCACCGCTACTTGGAGCAACCTACACATACCACGTTTTAAATATCAACATCCCGAACGGCCCTGCCGTTGCAAGTGGCCTAGTTCCAGGTGAAGACTACATCATCGGCTGCCAGGATGGGTTATTAGCCACAGGAGGAGAAACTATCCTACAGGACATTGTCAGGTCGAAAGCCAACCACGAGCTCGTTCTATACGTCTACAATGTCGCCCACGATTGCGTCAGACCAGTGACTGTCCAAATTGGCCACGAAGGAAGACTAGGTTGTGCGGTTGGATACGGCTTCATCCACAGAATCCCTCAACCAAAAACCAGCTTTCCGCCAACAACTGATGATCCTTCCTCAAACCCAAAAGATACTTTCATACCGGCAACAAAAATTGACCCGCACCACATCACTGCTACCCCCAAAGAGCCTGCACAAACTTCATCACCCCCAACCCCACAACCAACCGGCAACTTTGCAGTGCCTCCTCCTGTTCACAAGAAGAAACGGCACACCAATCCAAATGCTTCTTCTGCCATGGAGGAATACTTCCTACAAGGAAGGGACAAAAGCCCTAACATCTCAAGTACCTCAACCCCTCTCCCCCCACCACCTCCCGTCCACCACGGTACAGGAGGCAGCTAA